One segment of Primulina tabacum isolate GXHZ01 chromosome 6, ASM2559414v2, whole genome shotgun sequence DNA contains the following:
- the LOC142549533 gene encoding LOW QUALITY PROTEIN: alpha-mannosidase-like (The sequence of the model RefSeq protein was modified relative to this genomic sequence to represent the inferred CDS: deleted 1 base in 1 codon): MCCQNPSRESFLGPGMEKFALVVSAVCVASVFCSCGIVGVEGYIKYDTGSGIVDGKLNVHLVAHSHDDVGWLKTIDQYYVGSNNSIRGACVENILDSVVFSLRRDPNRKFIYVEMAFFYRWWKEQSPEIQAEVRQFVDAGQLEFVNGGWCMHDEATTHYIDLIDHTTLGHQLIKSQFNKTPRAGWQIDPFGHSAVQAYLLGAELGFDSIHFGRIDYQDRAKRKGDKSLEVIWQGSRTLVSSSQIFANAFPVHYSPPNGFDFEVNRDFNPVQDDPYLFDFNVEARVNDFIIAAMTQANVTKTNHIMWTMGEDFRYQYAESWFKQMDKLIHYVNKDGRVNALYSTPSIYTDAKHAANESWPLKIDDYFPYASSDNAYWTGFYTSRPALKRYVRFLSGYYLAARQLEFLRGRTSSTSTAELGDALGIAQHHDAVSGTARQHTTDDYAKRLAIGFAEAETVVNSALSCLVGSNLGRQCGESTVKLNQCQLLNISYCPQTEEDIPQGKSLVVVAYNSLGWTHTDIVRIPVNDYNLVVKDSMGSIVESQFVEVDNITSNVRKFYVKAYNGISAKDAPKYWLVFPASVPPLGWNTYFISKASQKGNRRNDSMSLVAPPKNETVEIGRGNLKLSFSSVSGQLKSISNSKTGIDVPIQQSYLWYSSSEGDADAQSSGAYIFRPNGMPTSVVSGSVPLKIVRGPLVDEVHQQFASWIYQVIRVYKDKDHAEVEYTIGPIPIDDSVGKEVITRMMTNMVTDEVFYTDSNGRDFLKRVRDYRADWPLVVTQPVAGNYYPINLGIFMEDKQFEFSVLVDRATGGSSINDGEIELMLHRRILKDDSKGVGEPLNETVCANSACEGLTIVWAG, encoded by the exons atgtgctgtcaaaaccctTCAAGGGAATCTTTTCTGGGACCGGGAATGGAAAAATTTGCGCTAGTTGTCTCAGCTGTGTGCGTTGCATCTGTGTTTTGTTCGTGTGGAATTGTTGGTGTTGAAGGGTACATTAAGTATGATACTGGGAGTGGGATTGTGGATGGGAAGTTGAATGTTCATCTGGTTGCTCACTCGCACGATGATGTGGGCTGGCTTAAGACAATTGATCAGTACTATGTTGGATCAAATAACAGTATTCGG GGTGCTTGTGTGGAAAATATTCTGGACTCGGTTGTGTTTTCATTGCGCCGTGATCCGAATAGGAAGTTCATCTATGTTGAAATG GCATTTTTCTATAGATGGTGGAAAGAGCAAAGTCCAGAAATTCAAGCAGAAGTAAGACAGTTTGTTGATGCCGGACAGTTGGAATTCGT AAATGGTGGCTGGTGTATGCATGATGAAGCAACTACCCATTATATAGATTTGATTGACCACACAACTCTTGGTCATCAATTGATAAAAAGTCAATTTAATAAGACCCCTCGTGCCGGATGGCAGATTGATCCATTTGGGCACTCTGCAGTGCAAGCTTACCTACTGGGTGCAGAG CTAGGATTTGATTCTATTCATTTTGGACGGATAGATTACCAAGATAGAGCGAAACGCAAGGGAGATAAATCTCTTGAAGTCATATGGCAGGGTTCTAGGACATTGGTTTCATCTTCTCAG ATTTTTGCCAATGCATTTCCTGTTCACTATAGCCCACCCAATGGGTTTGATTTTGAAGTAAACCGTGACTTCAATCCAGTCCAG GATGATCCTTACCTTTTTGACTTTAATGTTGAAGCACGAGTTAAC GATTTTATTATTGCTGCAATGACTCAG GCAAATGTAACAAAAACTAATCATATTATGTGGACAATGGGAGAAGACTTCCGATATCAATATGCTGAATCCTGGTTCAAGCAAATGGACAAACTTATTCATTATGTCAACAAG GATGGCCGGGTGAATGCATTATATTCAACACCATCAATATACACAGATGCAAAACATGCTGCTAATGAATCTTGGCCGCTGAAAATTGATGATTATTTCCC ATATGCAAGCAGTGATAATGCTTACTGGACTGGATTTTACACAAGTCGCCCGGCATTGAAAAGATATGTTCGTTTCCTGAGTGGATATTATCTG GCAGCTAGGCAACTTGAATTTTTGAGGGGAAGAACATCTAGCACTAGTACTGCTGAGTTAGGTGACGCATTGGGCATCGCACAGCATCACGACGCAGTTAGTGGTACAGCTAGACAGCACACTACAGATGACTATGCAAAACGACTGGCAATTGGATTCGCCGAG GCAGAAACTGTGGTAAATTCAGCTTTGTCATGTCTGGTTGGTTCTAATTTGGGGAGGCAATGTGGTGAATCTACAGTGAAACTTAACCAG TGTCAGCTACTCAATATAAGTTACTGTCCACAAACAGAAGAAGATATTCCCCAAGGAAAGAGCTTG GTTGTTGTTGCATACAATTCATTGGGATGGACACATACTGATATTGTCAGGATTCCT GTTAACGACTATAATCTTGTTGTCAAAGATTCCATGGGAAGCATTGTTGAGTCTCAATTTGTGGAAGTGGATAATATAACGAGTAATGTTAGAAAGTTCTATGTGAAAGCATATAATGGAATTTCAGCTAAAGATGCTCCGAAATATTGGCTCGTCTTTCCAGCATCTGTTCCACCTCTGGGTTGGAATACATATTTCATTTCTAAAGCATCTCAAAAGG GAAATAGGAGAAATGATTCCATGTCCTTGGTGGCTCCTCCAAAGAACGAAACTGTAGAAATTGGACGAGGAAACTTGAAATTGTCTTTTTCATCAGTATCTGGGCAACTTAAAAGCATATCCAATTCCAAAACTGGT ATTGATGTACCAATACAACAAAGCTATCTTTGGTATTCTTCTAGCGAGGGAGATGCAGATGCCCAG AGTTCCGGTGCTTATATTTTCCGACCCAATGGAATGCCTACCTCGGTGGTATCTGGATCA GTTCCTCTGAAGATTGTACGGGGACCACTAGTTGATGAAGTACACCAGCAATTTGCTTCCTGGATCTACCAG GTTATTAGAGTTTATAAAGATAAAGATCATGCTGAAGTTGAATACACG ATTGGTCCAATTCCTATAGACGATAGTGTTGGAAAAGAGGTTATTACAAGAATGATGACTAATATGGTCACTGACGAAGTGTTCTACACTGATTCCAACGGAAGGGACTTTCTAAAACGG GTTAGAGATTACAGGGCTGACTGGCCTCTCGTTGTTACTCAACCTGTTGCAGGGAACTACTATCCA ATCAACCTTGGTATTTTCATGGAGGATAAGCAATTTGAGTTCTCTGTTTTGGTTGATCGGGCCACTGGAGGATCCAGCATTAATGATGGAGAAATCGAATTGATGCTTCACAG GCGTATCTTAAAGGATGATTCTAAAGGAGTTGGCGAACCCCTTAATGAAACTGTATGTGCCAACAGTGCATGTGAAGGACTCACG ATTGTTTGGGCTGGTTAA